The nucleotide window GTTGCAGCGTCGCATTGCCGACTGAGATGGTGTTCGCCCGATCCGCGACGGAATCCGCACCGAGCGCAACGGAACCCGCTGCGGTGGCCTTCGCTCCAGAACCGAACGCGATGGCTTTCGTGGCCGCCGCCGTGATGTAAGCACCGCTGCCGGCTGCGATCGAATCCACCGCATCCGTCTGGACGTTCGCCCCGATAGCCAGTGCATTGACATTTTGCGCGACTGCCATATAGCCGATTGCAACGCCGTTCTCGGCGAAATTGTTGGTTGTCGCGCCGGCGCCCACCACTGTCGCATTGGGCGCCAACGCTGCTGCTGCCGCTCCGATTGCGGTCGTGTTGCTACGTCCAGCGCCGGAACTCGTACCGATCGCAAGCGCGTTATCCGCGATGGCCATCGCACCGACGCCAACCGCCATTGCGTTTTCGCCCCCCGACGCTGACGTCGTCAGAGCCGGCGTGGTGAGTGAACTCACGGCAATGTATTGGGTAACCGGTACTACATCCATCAACGCAACGGCCCCCACAGTCAGTGATTTCGGACGGCTCACGTTAGATTCGGGCAGTTGGGGGACTATCGTCAGAGCGTCGATATCCCATTGCGCAGGTACATTCATGATCGGGTTGAGCGACTGCTCAGCCGCACTCGCGGGCAAAGCCACGACCAGCGTCCCCAACAGACTCGTGCCGGCGGCAACCAGCGATCCACGTACCGAAGCCCCTTTCGCACCACGGCTTTTCGCCATCTCGGCCGTAGCTGTGTATGTGCGGGTCGTCTTGTTCCATACAGTCTTATAAAACTTGTTCAACATTCCTCCCAATTCTTTTTATAAAGCATTCATGCACTAGGATTTTTACTATGTCATCCTAATTATTAGACTCAATCCAATAGAAACTTAAGATGGCATTGCGACTTCGTCACGCAGCAGAATCGCCAATTACGAATATACCTTGAAAAGCTATTTTTTTAGCCTATATTGGAAAAACGACATAATCCGTTTAGGACGAAAAATGCCAAATTTCCTAAATAACGCGTACGGTTTTTAGGCCTCACTAAGCAGCAGTTTTAATTTATCCGAGTCATCGCATTGGACAATACGAATTCCGGCCGAAGGTGCTCTCAAGCGAGACGAACACCGATCGCAACGAGTCTACCCTCGACACTCAAACGGAAGTCATACAGGAGAACTACAACTGAAGAGGCGTGAACTGATACAGCGGACGACGCTATTCCCAAGCAGATCCATCAGCCACCCTCGGCCTCCAGACGCATCGGAAAACTGATCTCGAAGATCGTCCCTTCGCCTTCCTGCGAGTCGAAACGAATCTCGCCCTCCAGCACCCGGCACAATTCCTTGACAATCGCGAGGCCCAGACCCGCGCCCGGAATGTCCTCATCCGTGGCGCGCTCGAACTCCTTGAACACGCGTTCCCGGTCCGACGTGCCGATGCCCACGCCCGTGTCCGACACGCGCAGGCGCCAGCGATCGTTTTCCGTCGCCGTCATGCTCAATTCGATCTGGCCGGCTTTGGTGTATTTGGCCGCGTTGGTCAACAGGTTGAGCGCGACCTGTTTGAGTTTGAGACGGTTGGAGACGACCGCATCCAGCGCGCCGTCGAAGGCGGTCAGAAGGCGCAGCCCTTTCGCTTCGATCGCGCTTTCGCACGACATCACCAGTTCGTCGAACAACTCGCGCAGCGCGAAGCTTTCCCGAGCGAGCGGACTGTCGTCGCCGAGCACGACCGAGTATTCGACCAGTTCGTCGACCAGCGTTTTCATATCGGCCGCCTGACGGTTCGCCAGCGCGAGCGCAGTCTCGATTTTGGCCGGCGCGCGGCTGATCAGTTGCAGCGCCATCGAAAACACGTTGAGAAAGTTGCGCAAATCGTGCACGACGCTGCGCGTGATCTGCATGCGCGACTCGTACAGATCGCCGACCAGCCGTTGCTTGAGCGTCAGTTCGTGATTGGCGCGCTCGAG belongs to Paraburkholderia aromaticivorans and includes:
- a CDS encoding sensor histidine kinase, with protein sequence MTDSHVLPLTTFAKQLRLQQVELTERWMKAVFHDAELTESDRLTYEQLADHIPNILDEICSVLENQDLDQIESAIERDARLHGKLRWKQGYRIDELVRELDLFRQMLTGAIVEFSDARPYFTRRHEERARHFIDEAVSFVTLTSIREVVNERDRKIDDYTGRLERANHELTLKQRLVGDLYESRMQITRSVVHDLRNFLNVFSMALQLISRAPAKIETALALANRQAADMKTLVDELVEYSVVLGDDSPLARESFALRELFDELVMSCESAIEAKGLRLLTAFDGALDAVVSNRLKLKQVALNLLTNAAKYTKAGQIELSMTATENDRWRLRVSDTGVGIGTSDRERVFKEFERATDEDIPGAGLGLAIVKELCRVLEGEIRFDSQEGEGTIFEISFPMRLEAEGG